In one window of Lampris incognitus isolate fLamInc1 chromosome 3, fLamInc1.hap2, whole genome shotgun sequence DNA:
- the fkbp2 gene encoding peptidyl-prolyl cis-trans isomerase FKBP2: MRVCFLLAVTFMYVGPLSVSGGEKKKLQIGIKKRVDSCPVKSRKGDVLNMHYTGKLEDGTEFDSSVPRDRPFTFTLGIGQVIKGWDQGLLGMCEGEKRKLVIPSELGYGDRGAPPKIPGGATLIFEVELLSIERRSDL, encoded by the coding sequence ATGCGTGTGTGTTTCCTGCTTGCGGTGACGTTTATGTACGTCGGCCCGCTGTCGGTCAGCGGAGGCGAGAAGAAGAAGCTGCAGATCGGCATCAAGAAGCGGGTGGACAGCTGCCCCGTCAAGTCCCGCAAGGGAGACGTGCTGAACATGCACTACACCGGCAAGCTGGAGGACGGCACGGAGTTCGACAGCAGCGTCCCGCGGGACAGGCCCTTCACCTTCACCCTGGGCATCGGGCAGGTGATCAAAGGCTGGGACCAAGGCCTGCTGGGGATGTGCGAGGGGGAGAAGAGGAAGCTGGTCATCCCCTCGGAGCTGGGATACGGAGACAGGGGAGCCCCCCCCAAGATCCCAGGGGGAGCGACGCTCATCTTTGAAGTGGAGCTGCTCAGCATCGAGAGGAGATCAGATCTTtga
- the ncbp2 gene encoding nuclear cap-binding protein subunit 2, which produces MSAKLNALYSDSYVDISQYRDQHFKGNRYEQEKLLKQSNTLYVGNLSFYTTEEQVYELFSKSGDVKRIVIGLDKIKKTACGFCFVEYYTRGDAENAMRFINGTRLDDRIIRTDWDAGFKEGRQYGRGKSGGQVRDEYRQDYDPARGGYGKLAQQHRVPEGRNSF; this is translated from the exons ATGTCTGCGAAACTGAACGCGTTGTACAGCGACTCCTACGTGGACATCAGTCAGTACAGAGATCAGCACTTCAAG GGTAACCGCTATGAGCAGGAGAAGTTGCTGAAGCAGAGCAATACCTTGTATGTTGGAAATCTGTCCTTCTACACCACCGAGGAACAg GTATATGAGCTGTTTTCCAAAAGTGGAGATGTCAAACGCATTGTCATCGGCCTAGATAAGATCAAGAAGACCGCTTGTGGTTTCTGCTTTGTGGA ATATTACACACGTGGTGATGCAGAAAATGCCATGCGCTTTATCAATGGCACGCGGTTAGACGACCGCATCATCCGGACAGACTGGGATGCCGGTTTCAAGGAGGGACGGCAGTATGGCCGTGGCAAGTCTGGAGGACAG GTGCGAGACGAGTACAGGCAGGACTATGACCCAGCCAGAGGAGGCTACGGTAAACTAGCCCAGCAGCACAGGGTCCCAGAGGGACGTAATAGTTTTTAG